From Deinococcus yavapaiensis KR-236, a single genomic window includes:
- a CDS encoding magnesium transporter CorA family protein: MIRAMSLLDTEPVHWQGGQPSIWVDVEAPTPEELQQLTRSFALNHLAMEDALTHGQWSRFEVYPEHIFLVFRTLDQPEACTDETERVSLFWYPKTDTLLTIRLQDVDYLDKTWREFDGLSHGSEERLIYTLLARGSDTFFEFTDALQDQTLTLEEAMFTERRTQDFAQQIFTYQHLIMNVRRLVSNAREAVAAFSRHALLVAGSNGRGAAPSPAVEVQAQEIALYFRDVVDNLSRVHDSLDSSREVLSNVLNVNLSVQQARVNDVVKTLTVVSAIFLPLTFLAGVWGMNFEFMPELHWRYGYLVAWTSFIGVAVGLGWYFKRRNWW, translated from the coding sequence ATGATCCGCGCCATGTCCCTCCTCGACACGGAACCCGTCCACTGGCAAGGCGGGCAGCCCAGCATTTGGGTGGATGTCGAGGCCCCGACTCCAGAGGAACTTCAGCAGCTCACCCGTTCCTTCGCTCTCAACCACCTCGCGATGGAGGACGCCCTCACGCACGGCCAGTGGAGTCGTTTCGAGGTGTACCCCGAGCACATCTTCCTGGTGTTCCGCACCCTCGACCAACCCGAAGCGTGCACCGACGAGACCGAGCGCGTCAGTCTCTTCTGGTATCCCAAGACCGACACGCTCTTGACGATTCGTCTGCAGGACGTGGATTACCTCGACAAGACTTGGCGGGAGTTCGACGGGCTGTCGCACGGCAGCGAGGAACGCTTGATCTACACGCTGCTCGCACGGGGAAGCGACACCTTCTTCGAGTTCACGGACGCGCTGCAGGACCAAACGCTCACCTTGGAAGAGGCGATGTTCACGGAGCGTCGCACGCAGGACTTCGCGCAGCAGATCTTCACGTACCAGCACTTGATCATGAACGTCCGTCGCCTCGTCAGCAACGCCCGTGAGGCCGTCGCGGCCTTCTCTCGGCACGCGTTGCTCGTGGCGGGCAGCAACGGTCGCGGAGCCGCGCCGAGTCCGGCCGTGGAGGTGCAGGCGCAAGAAATCGCGCTGTACTTCCGAGACGTGGTCGACAACCTCAGCCGCGTGCACGACAGCCTCGACTCCTCGCGAGAAGTCCTGTCGAACGTGCTGAACGTCAACTTGAGCGTGCAGCAGGCACGCGTCAACGACGTGGTGAAGACGTTGACGGTGGTGTCGGCGATCTTCCTTCCCTTGACGTTCCTCGCGGGCGTGTGGGGGATGAACTTCGAGTTCATGCCCGAATTGCACTGGCGCTACGGGTACCTCGTCGCGTGGACGAGTTTCATCGGGGTCGCCGTCGGGCTCGGCTGGTACTTCAAACGCCGCAACTGGTGGTAG